A window from Hoeflea sp. IMCC20628 encodes these proteins:
- a CDS encoding MerR family DNA-binding transcriptional regulator — protein MDKYYTITELTREFGISTRTLRYYEDEGLVQPERRGRTRLFRSTDRRLIQEILRGRRIGFTIAEIREIIQVYKDPPGEAGQLRLLMRKIEEKREDLRQKRKDIEETLLELDNIEESCLTRLAEIGVNT, from the coding sequence TTGGATAAGTACTATACCATCACCGAATTGACCCGCGAGTTCGGCATTTCGACCCGGACTTTGCGGTATTATGAGGACGAGGGTCTGGTCCAGCCTGAGCGCCGCGGCAGAACCCGGCTGTTTCGCTCGACTGACCGCCGCTTGATCCAGGAGATCCTGCGGGGGCGGCGCATCGGTTTCACTATCGCTGAAATCCGCGAGATCATTCAGGTCTACAAGGACCCGCCCGGAGAGGCCGGCCAATTGCGGCTTCTGATGCGCAAGATCGAGGAAAAACGTGAGGATTTGCGCCAGAAGCGCAAGGACATCGAGGAAACCCTGCTGGAACTCGACAATATCGAGGAATCCTGCCTGACGCGCCTCGCCGAAATCGGCGTCAACACCTGA
- the mgtE gene encoding magnesium transporter — MTDPADRDENITPPPASPATPDVMEHDEIYGEDGSIRQDYLTAIGAAIADRDILFLREHVMRLHESELGDLLESINVQQRHALVALLGNDFDFASLTEVDEAIRLQIIEALPNARIAEALGELDSDDAVYILEDLDEEDQKEILAALPFTERVRLRRSLDYPEDTAGRRMQTEFVAVPPFWTVGQTIDYMRDEEDLPESFSQIFVIDPTFKLLGSVDLDRILRTKRQVRIEDVMEESRYRIDAEMDQEEAAQLFEQYDLLSAAVVDENERLVGVLTIDDVVDVIHQEADEDIKRLGGVGDEELSDSILSTVRSRFSWLLINLGTAILASGVISLFDATIEQMVALAVLMPIVASMGGNAGTQTMTVTVRALATRDLDIYNAGRIIRREAAVGLINGILFAVIIGVVAGGWFASPGLGGIIAAAMVVNMLAAALAGILLPLLLDKVGADPAIASAVFVTTVTDVVGFFAFLGLAGWWLSMT, encoded by the coding sequence ATGACCGACCCCGCTGACCGCGACGAAAACATCACACCGCCTCCTGCGTCACCCGCGACGCCGGATGTGATGGAGCATGACGAAATTTACGGCGAGGACGGCTCGATCCGGCAGGATTATCTGACCGCCATCGGCGCGGCGATCGCCGACCGCGACATCCTGTTCCTGCGCGAACATGTGATGCGCCTGCATGAGTCCGAACTCGGTGACCTGCTGGAATCGATCAATGTCCAGCAACGCCACGCACTGGTTGCGCTGCTCGGAAATGATTTCGATTTCGCCTCGCTGACCGAGGTCGACGAAGCCATCCGGCTGCAGATCATCGAAGCGCTGCCCAATGCCCGGATTGCCGAAGCGCTGGGCGAGCTCGATTCCGATGACGCGGTTTATATTCTCGAAGACCTCGACGAGGAAGACCAGAAGGAAATTCTGGCGGCACTGCCGTTCACCGAACGGGTGCGTCTGCGCCGCTCGCTGGATTACCCTGAAGATACTGCCGGCCGCCGCATGCAGACCGAGTTCGTGGCCGTGCCGCCGTTCTGGACGGTCGGCCAGACCATTGACTACATGCGCGACGAGGAAGATCTGCCGGAAAGTTTCAGCCAGATTTTTGTCATCGATCCGACCTTCAAGCTGCTCGGCTCCGTCGATCTCGACCGGATACTGCGCACCAAGCGCCAGGTCCGCATCGAGGACGTGATGGAGGAATCACGCTATCGCATTGATGCCGAAATGGATCAGGAAGAAGCAGCGCAACTGTTTGAGCAGTATGACCTTCTGTCTGCAGCCGTGGTCGATGAAAACGAGCGGCTTGTTGGTGTGCTGACCATCGATGACGTGGTCGACGTGATCCATCAGGAGGCCGATGAAGACATCAAGCGCCTCGGCGGTGTCGGTGACGAAGAACTCTCCGATAGCATCCTGTCGACGGTGCGCTCGCGGTTCAGCTGGCTGCTGATCAATCTCGGCACCGCCATCCTTGCCTCCGGCGTCATCAGCCTGTTTGACGCCACCATCGAGCAGATGGTGGCGCTCGCCGTGCTGATGCCGATCGTCGCCTCCATGGGCGGCAATGCCGGCACCCAGACCATGACGGTGACCGTGCGCGCGCTGGCGACGAGGGATCTCGATATCTACAATGCCGGCCGCATCATCCGGCGCGAGGCCGCTGTCGGTCTCATCAACGGCATCCTGTTTGCGGTGATCATCGGCGTCGTCGCCGGCGGCTGGTTTGCAAGCCCCGGACTAGGCGGCATCATCGCTGCCGCCATGGTGGTCAACATGCTGGCCGCAGCGCTTGCCGGCATCCTGTTGCCGCTGCTGCTGGACAAGGTCGGCGCCGACCCGGCGATCGCCTCGGCAGTGTTCGTCACCACCGTCACCGACGTTGTCGGTTTTTTCGCGTTCCTCGGATTGGCCGGCTGGTGGTTGTCGATGACCTGA
- a CDS encoding proline racemase family protein gives MMTPNRFIDVIYTHTDGEETCIIPGAIPYPYGLSIVEKRDFIRQNYDTVRTGLLREPRGHHDMVGVFVTPPSSADFDAGMLWCDGDDFMEMCGHGTIALSMAMVSHGMVHDDGGDVVKIRFETPAGPVTSEVGRENGQIAWTRFQNVPAFVLAQDVPIDLPGVEGVVADIAFGGNFFAVVKWPYADKPIGPDNGRMLSDLGVMVKDQINAKMDVQHPTKPHIRGLNFTTFWQEPDHADSLYRNVHVFSDGKLDRSPGGTGTSMMMATFEARGKIGLGQKIFSEGLLGIGRFEGELIGETMLGSQRAVIPTVKGTAKVTGYAKWLLDDTDPIGRGFVVR, from the coding sequence ATGATGACCCCCAACCGTTTCATCGATGTCATTTACACCCATACCGATGGTGAAGAGACATGCATAATCCCGGGCGCCATTCCTTATCCTTACGGTCTCAGCATCGTTGAGAAACGGGATTTCATACGTCAGAATTACGACACGGTTCGCACAGGATTGCTCAGAGAACCAAGAGGCCATCATGACATGGTGGGTGTGTTCGTGACGCCTCCCTCAAGTGCAGACTTTGATGCCGGCATGCTGTGGTGCGACGGTGACGACTTCATGGAAATGTGCGGTCATGGCACAATCGCGCTTTCCATGGCGATGGTTTCGCATGGCATGGTTCATGACGACGGCGGAGATGTGGTCAAGATCCGTTTTGAAACACCGGCAGGTCCGGTGACGTCGGAAGTGGGGCGTGAAAACGGGCAGATCGCCTGGACCCGCTTCCAGAATGTACCTGCATTCGTGCTGGCGCAAGACGTGCCAATCGACCTGCCGGGGGTTGAAGGCGTTGTGGCAGACATCGCATTTGGAGGAAACTTCTTTGCGGTGGTGAAATGGCCCTATGCGGACAAGCCTATCGGGCCCGACAATGGCCGGATGCTCTCTGATCTGGGCGTCATGGTGAAGGATCAGATCAATGCGAAAATGGACGTGCAACACCCCACGAAACCACACATTCGCGGATTGAACTTCACGACATTCTGGCAAGAACCGGACCATGCCGATAGCCTCTACCGCAACGTGCACGTCTTCAGCGATGGCAAGCTGGACCGTTCGCCGGGTGGCACAGGAACATCAATGATGATGGCGACCTTCGAGGCGCGCGGGAAGATCGGATTGGGTCAGAAGATATTTTCCGAGGGACTGCTTGGCATCGGCCGCTTCGAGGGCGAGCTGATTGGTGAAACAATGCTCGGCAGCCAGCGGGCAGTTATTCCGACAGTCAAGGGAACTGCCAAGGTGACCGGCTACGCAAAATGGTTGCTGGACGACACCGACCCCATCGGTCGCGGATTTGTGGTGAGATAA